One Triplophysa dalaica isolate WHDGS20190420 chromosome 11, ASM1584641v1, whole genome shotgun sequence genomic window carries:
- the LOC130432132 gene encoding sorbin and SH3 domain-containing protein 1 isoform X3 produces the protein MKTSPDLMPTELDPTRVCKGKGAVTLRATLVHIDDEESSSKESPENSAKSGCLGAVNGETETRLADKVVNNTTADLNSTQANETPTKVDSPVDESKCHLTSCLDPQSAIRLSAKVSASYPPTSSVHPTIVLLQNSRESVADKDSGPYQSPAIGQITPAETLVDMDGKIIRLSAPAAPRVPVRNTELSKDWYKNMFKQIHKVPETVEENPYRPTYIFPESNDRPLRTRDDGPAYAAEDVRTVPRSKSAAEMRSSKGQMPVPTRTSSLKPHRNEWEPPDKKVDTRKYRAEPRSIFEYEPGKSSVLKLERPSAPSFSPLETSSDLQQYSNRKTGNGDADKRDGVSAGGQGAPECERHIYKSVLEGGDIPLQGLRALNKRHPSTSSKVDYKGGNGYMISPSSSVNSHSVIASNVLASQYKTKKSLSAAKACIPQILPSKFKPKLSSSSDESQERRTEATQRPKAHSCEDLQEEACGSRNGYKTDNDHRLNLPSKGNCSPESRNLHKNGPVLGSVRSTAEFSALYRNMHNIQRPSSLGSSSHGSVRGLASYFEKPGDDAITERIEIIPRAAVTYQIMEFERIIQRSSFAPTRSASMPILPSSPSPSHSPPPTCFLQSAVSAETLVMPGPAHADDCPAMAAENYEEPSVPPERTVKNEENHILRTDSVLENEIKREERTSDAAKDNSPSDTSEPTGHHHHHDHFPHHLKHNKCKGTCPASYTRFTTILRHERQQATTQHEKRCSPPKNLLLMGPAPFSLRRSLHSQQAKKTLSAMKPMAGDLTENRIFSPKPKPVIPQRLSSLEVLERLSNGEVSPCEGSNSDDLTDVECSEASKDHAEDSDSSHPFSQGDHGENSDEVVRKRYGDKEKMLEEQRRVKREQEEADTASRRHAGLVVTNQQFITNERFGDLLVINEKEKEKRKVIERIPALARFDFRAETLKELPFQKGDIVYIYRQVDQNWFEGEHHGRVGIFPRSYVDILPPTEKVQPKKSASVQVLEYGEAMARFNFNGDTAVEMSFRKGERIILIRRVDENWYEGKVSGTNRQGIFPVTYIEVHKRPRVKNGVDYPDPPISHSPHRSTNASPQPIRNRLTTSPLPLPRSPRRSISPEVHAISNEWISLTVGGVRNSPPAAPTPPLPPLPSTSYRLGEYLPPSLSASPVPPTSSSPYYVSPMASPSSSPLPPPYPPRPSSATPFLTFTPPKGEDFLLSPPSPRLSRSLSPCGGAGLEGWLTGGNRLDQELQERNGGEIDRAGSLRKAPYSRGNSPAEPIKNDVEYYGRSSRSPVMLFDIQDNNMNANSFTEAVCNEIMNIAETSVRYCSTLSRPIDSAHRLLSPPSKRSLIISQQPLSQSSSPEPGRMSCGIFQALYNYAPQNDDELELQEGDLVNVMEKCDDGWFVGTSKRTKQFGTFPGNYVKVAHL, from the exons ATGAAGACTTCCCCTGACCTTATGCCAACTG AACTGGATCCTACCCGTGTTTGCAAGGGAAAGGGTGCTGTTACGTTGAGAGCGACACTTGTGCACATTGATGATGAGGAGAGCTCAAGCAAAGAGTCACCGGAGAACTCTGCCAAAA GTGGTTGTCTTGGTGCGGTCAATGGAGAAACAGAAACACGTCTGGCTGATAAAGTTGTAAACAACACCACAGCTGATTTAAATTCAACACAAGCCAATGAGACACCAACAAAG GTGGACTCACCTGTAGATGAGAGTAAGTGTCACCTCACGTCCTGCCTTGATCCACAGAGTGCTATTCGCTTATCAGCCAAAGTGTCCGCTTCTTACCCCCCCACCAGCAGTGTGCACCCTACAATCGTCTTGCTGCAGAATAGCAGAG AATCTGTTGCAGATAAGGACAGTGGCCCTTACCAGAGCCCTGCCATCGGCCAGATAACTCCGGCTGAGACTCTAGTAGACATGGATGGCAAGATAATTAGACTGTCTGCTCCAGCAGCACCCAGAGTCCCAGTGCGG AACACAGAGTTATCGAAGGACTGGtacaaaaacatgttcaaacaGATCCACAAAGTTCCAG AAACTGTCGAAGAAAATCCATATCGTCCCACCTACATATTTCCTGAGAGCAATGACAGGCCCCTCAGAACCAGAG ATGACGGCCCAGCATATGCAGCAGAGGATG tgcggACGGTTCCTCGCTCAAAGAGTGCAGCAGAAATGAGAAGCTCAAAAGGACAGATGCCCGTGCCAACACGCACATCTTCCCTAAAACCTCACAG GAACGAGTGGGAGCCCCCTGACAAGAAAGTAGACACCAGGAAGTACCGCGCCGAGCCCAGGAGCATATTTGAGTACGAGCCAGGAAAGTCTTCTGTACTGAAGCTGGAGAGACCG AGTGCCCCCTCTTTCAGCCCTTTGGAAACATCTTCCGACCTACAGCAATA CTCAAACCGCAAAACAGGCAACGGTGACGCGGATAAGAGAGACGGCGTGTCTGCCGGTGGGCAGGGGGCTCCAGAATGCGAACGACACATTTACAAGAGTGTCCTGGAGGGCGGCGACATCCCACTGCAGGGCTTGAGAGCGCTTAACAAGCGCCACCCCAGCACTTCATCAAAAG TGGATTATAAAGGTGGGAATGGCTATATGATTTCACCCAGCTCATCTGTAAATAGTCACTCAGTTATTGCCAGTAATGTTCTAGCTTCTCAATATAAGACTAAAAAGTCCTTGTCTGCCGCCAAAGCCTGCATTCCTCAAATCCTTCCTTCTAAGTTTAAGCCCAAGCTATCGTCCTCTTCTGATGAGAGCCAGGAAAGACGGACTGAGGCGACACAGCGCCCCAAAGCACACAGCTGTGAGGATCTACAGGAAGAGGCCTGCGGCTCACGCAACGGATATAAGACAGACAATGATCACAGGTTAAACCTGCCTTCCAAGGGTAACTGTTCACCTGAGAGCAGAAACCTTCATAAAAATGGACCTGTTTTGGGGTCTGTGAGAAGTACGGCTGAGTTCTCCGCCCTCTATCGGAACATGCATAACATTCAGAGGCCAAGCTCCCTGGGCTCCAGCTCCCACGGTAGCGTCCGCGGCCTGGCTTCCTATTTTGAGAAGCCTGGAGATGATGCCATCACAGAGAGGATTGAGATCATCCCAAGGGCTGCCGTCACATACCAGATAATGGAGTTTGAGCGCATCATTCAGCGTTCCAGCTTTGCCCCCACCCGCTCTGCGTCGATGCCCATACTTCCTAGCAGCCCAAGCCCCTCCCATAGCCCCCCACCCACTTGCTTCCTCCAATCAGCTGTCTCAGCTGAGACTTTGGTCATGCCTGGGCCTGCACATGCTGACGACTGCCCTGCTATGGCCGCAGAGAACTATGAAGAACCTTCTGTTCCACCAGAGCGCACAGTCAAAAATGAGGAGAACCACATTTTGAGGACTGACTCTGTTTTGGAAAATGAGATAAAACGGGAAGAGAGAACCAGTGATGCTGCCAAAGACAACTCCCCCAGTGATACCTCAGAACCCACAGGTCACCATCATCACCACGATCATTTCCCACATCACCTCAAACACAACAAGTGTAAAGGCACCTGCCCCGCCTCCTACACCCGTTTCACCACCATCCTCAGGCATGAGCGCCAACAAGCCACCACCCAGCACGAGAAAAGATGTTCTCCTCCGAAAAACTTACTTCTGATGGGTCCGGCCCCCTTCTCCTTGCGAAGATCGCTACACAGTCAACAGGCCAAAAAGACTCTTTCCGCTATGAAACCCATGGCTGGAGACCTGACGGAGAACCGTATCTTTTCGCCTAAACCGAAACCTGTCATTCCTCAACGCCTGTCCTCTTTGGAGGTGCTGGAAAGGCTCAGTAATGGAGAAGTCTCTCCGTGTGAAGGGTCCAACTCAGATGACCTCACGGATGTGGAATGTTCAGAAGCCAGTAAAGATCACGCTGAAG ATTCCGATTCCTCACACCCGTTCAGCCAGGGAGATCATGGAGAGAACTCAGACGAGGTCGTCCGGAAACGCTATGGAGATAAAGAG AAAATGTTGGAAGAGCAGAGACGGGTCAAGCGAGAGCAGGAAGAAGCAGACACAGCTTCTCGGAGACACGCTGGGCTCGTCGTGACTAATCAGCAGTTCATTACTAATGAACGCTTCGGTGACCTACTGGTTATtaatgagaaagagaaagaaaagcggaaagtcatagag AGGATTCCTGCTCTGGCACGATTTGACTTCAGAGCAGAAACTTTAAA GGAACTTCCATTTCAAAAGGGAGATATCGTATACATCTACCGGCAGGTCGACCAGAACTGGTTTGAAGGAGAGCATCATGGGAGAGTTGGAATTTTTCCACGCAGTTACGTTGAT ATCCTGCCCCCGACAGAGAAAGTTCAGCCCAAAAAGTCCGCTTCGGTCCAGGTGCTGGAATATGGAGAGGCTATGGCCCGTTTTAACTTCAATGGTGACACAGCTGTTGAAATGTCTTTCAGAAAG GGGGAGCGTATTATACTGATTCGTAGAGTGGATGAGAACTGGTATGAGGGCAAAGTTTCTGGCACTAACCGGCAGGGCATATTTCCTGTCACCTACATAGAGGTGCACAAGAGACCCCGAGTGAAGAATGGAGTGGATTATCCTGATCCTCCCATCAGCCACTCTCCTCATAGAAGCACTAATGCCTCTCCACAG CCCATTCGTAATCGGCTCACCACCTCCCCCCTCCCTCTCCCCCGCTCACCTCGTCGCTCTATCTCACCTGAGGTCCATGCCATCTCCAACGAGTGGATTTCTCTCACTGTGGGAGGAGTCAGAAACAGCCCCCCCGCTGCACCCACTCCCCCCCTTCCACCCCTTCCGAGCACCTCATACCGCTTGGGCGAATACCTTCCCCCATCCCTGTCAGCCAGCCCCGTGCCACCTACCAGCAGCAGTCCTTACTATGTCTCCCCAATGGCTTCTCCATCCTCCTCTCCTTTACCCCCACCCTATCCACCCCGACCCAGTTCGGCCACCCCGTTCCTCACCTTTACTCCACCTAAAGGGGAGGACTTCCTTCTTTCCCCGCCCTCTCCCCGTCTCTCTCGCAGCCTGAGTCCATGTGGGGGCGCTGGGCTTGAGGGTTGGCTTACTGGGGGTAACAGGTTGGATCAAGAGTTACAGGAAAGAAATGGGGGAGAAATAGACAGGGCTGGCAGCCTCCGCAAGGCTCCTTACAGCAGAGGCAATAGCCCAGCAGAG CCAATAAAGAATGATGTAGAATACTATGGGAGATCTTCAAGAAGTCCTGTCATGCTGTTTGACATTCAAGACAACAACATGAACGCCAATTCATTCACG GAGGCAGTGTGTAATGAGATCATGAATATTGCAGAGACCTCAGTGAGGTACTGCAGCACTTTGTCACGCCCTATAGACTCCGCCCACCGACTACTGTCTCCTCCCAGTAAACGCTCTCTCATCATTTCCCAGCAACCCCTGTCCCAGAGCAGCAGCCCTGAGCCTGGACGCATGAGCTGTGGAAT ATTTCAGGCTCTGTACAATTATGCGCCTCAGAATGATGATGAGCTCGAGCTACAGGAAGGCGATCTGGTCAACGTCATGGAGAAATGTGATGATGGCTGGTTTGTGG GTACATCAAAGAGGACAAAACAGTTTGGCACTTTCCCAGGAAATTATGTTAAAGTTGCTCATTTGTGA
- the LOC130432132 gene encoding sorbin and SH3 domain-containing protein 1 isoform X5, translating into MKTSPDLMPTELDPTRVCKGKGAVTLRATLVHIDDEESSSKESPENSAKSGCLGAVNGETETRLADKVVNNTTADLNSTQANETPTKVDSPVDESKCHLTSCLDPQSAIRLSAKVSASYPPTSSVHPTIVLLQNSRESVADKDSGPYQSPAIGQITPAETLVDMDGKIIRLSAPAAPRVPVRNTELSKDWYKNMFKQIHKVPETVEENPYRPTYIFPESNDRPLRTRDDGPAYAAEDVRTVPRSKSAAEMRSSKGQMPVPTRTSSLKPHRNEWEPPDKKVDTRKYRAEPRSIFEYEPGKSSVLKLERPPHDVIPEDVDLENEPWYRFFSEMEFGKPSAPSFSPLETSSDLQQYSNRKTGNGDADKRDGVSAGGQGAPECERHIYKSVLEGGDIPLQGLRALNKRHPSTSSKVDYKGGNGYMISPSSSVNSHSVIASNVLASQYKTKKSLSAAKACIPQILPSKFKPKLSSSSDESQERRTEATQRPKAHSCEDLQEEACGSRNGYKTDNDHRLNLPSKGNCSPESRNLHKNGPVLGSVRSTAEFSALYRNMHNIQRPSSLGSSSHGSVRGLASYFEKPGDDAITERIEIIPRAAVTYQIMEFERIIQRSSFAPTRSASMPILPSSPSPSHSPPPTCFLQSAVSAETLVMPGPAHADDCPAMAAENYEEPSVPPERTVKNEENHILRTDSVLENEIKREERTSDAAKDNSPSDTSEPTGHHHHHDHFPHHLKHNKCKGTCPASYTRFTTILRHERQQATTQHEKRCSPPKNLLLMGPAPFSLRRSLHSQQAKKTLSAMKPMAGDLTENRIFSPKPKPVIPQRLSSLEVLERLSNGEVSPCEGSNSDDLTDVECSEASKDHAEDSDSSHPFSQGDHGENSDEVVRKRYGDKEKMLEEQRRVKREQEEADTASRRHAGLVVTNQQFITNERFGDLLVINEKEKEKRKVIERIPALARFDFRAETLKELPFQKGDIVYIYRQVDQNWFEGEHHGRVGIFPRSYVDILPPTEKVQPKKSASVQVLEYGEAMARFNFNGDTAVEMSFRKGERIILIRRVDENWYEGKVSGTNRQGIFPVTYIEVHKRPRVKNGVDYPDPPISHSPHRSTNASPQPIKNDVEYYGRSSRSPVMLFDIQDNNMNANSFTQPLSQSSSPEPGRMSCGIFQALYNYAPQNDDELELQEGDLVNVMEKCDDGWFVGTSKRTKQFGTFPGNYVKVAHL; encoded by the exons ATGAAGACTTCCCCTGACCTTATGCCAACTG AACTGGATCCTACCCGTGTTTGCAAGGGAAAGGGTGCTGTTACGTTGAGAGCGACACTTGTGCACATTGATGATGAGGAGAGCTCAAGCAAAGAGTCACCGGAGAACTCTGCCAAAA GTGGTTGTCTTGGTGCGGTCAATGGAGAAACAGAAACACGTCTGGCTGATAAAGTTGTAAACAACACCACAGCTGATTTAAATTCAACACAAGCCAATGAGACACCAACAAAG GTGGACTCACCTGTAGATGAGAGTAAGTGTCACCTCACGTCCTGCCTTGATCCACAGAGTGCTATTCGCTTATCAGCCAAAGTGTCCGCTTCTTACCCCCCCACCAGCAGTGTGCACCCTACAATCGTCTTGCTGCAGAATAGCAGAG AATCTGTTGCAGATAAGGACAGTGGCCCTTACCAGAGCCCTGCCATCGGCCAGATAACTCCGGCTGAGACTCTAGTAGACATGGATGGCAAGATAATTAGACTGTCTGCTCCAGCAGCACCCAGAGTCCCAGTGCGG AACACAGAGTTATCGAAGGACTGGtacaaaaacatgttcaaacaGATCCACAAAGTTCCAG AAACTGTCGAAGAAAATCCATATCGTCCCACCTACATATTTCCTGAGAGCAATGACAGGCCCCTCAGAACCAGAG ATGACGGCCCAGCATATGCAGCAGAGGATG tgcggACGGTTCCTCGCTCAAAGAGTGCAGCAGAAATGAGAAGCTCAAAAGGACAGATGCCCGTGCCAACACGCACATCTTCCCTAAAACCTCACAG GAACGAGTGGGAGCCCCCTGACAAGAAAGTAGACACCAGGAAGTACCGCGCCGAGCCCAGGAGCATATTTGAGTACGAGCCAGGAAAGTCTTCTGTACTGAAGCTGGAGAGACCG CCTCATGATGTAATTCCGGAAGATGTAGATTTAGAGAATGAGCCATGGTATAGGTTCTTTTCTGAGATGGAGTTTGGCAAACCG AGTGCCCCCTCTTTCAGCCCTTTGGAAACATCTTCCGACCTACAGCAATA CTCAAACCGCAAAACAGGCAACGGTGACGCGGATAAGAGAGACGGCGTGTCTGCCGGTGGGCAGGGGGCTCCAGAATGCGAACGACACATTTACAAGAGTGTCCTGGAGGGCGGCGACATCCCACTGCAGGGCTTGAGAGCGCTTAACAAGCGCCACCCCAGCACTTCATCAAAAG TGGATTATAAAGGTGGGAATGGCTATATGATTTCACCCAGCTCATCTGTAAATAGTCACTCAGTTATTGCCAGTAATGTTCTAGCTTCTCAATATAAGACTAAAAAGTCCTTGTCTGCCGCCAAAGCCTGCATTCCTCAAATCCTTCCTTCTAAGTTTAAGCCCAAGCTATCGTCCTCTTCTGATGAGAGCCAGGAAAGACGGACTGAGGCGACACAGCGCCCCAAAGCACACAGCTGTGAGGATCTACAGGAAGAGGCCTGCGGCTCACGCAACGGATATAAGACAGACAATGATCACAGGTTAAACCTGCCTTCCAAGGGTAACTGTTCACCTGAGAGCAGAAACCTTCATAAAAATGGACCTGTTTTGGGGTCTGTGAGAAGTACGGCTGAGTTCTCCGCCCTCTATCGGAACATGCATAACATTCAGAGGCCAAGCTCCCTGGGCTCCAGCTCCCACGGTAGCGTCCGCGGCCTGGCTTCCTATTTTGAGAAGCCTGGAGATGATGCCATCACAGAGAGGATTGAGATCATCCCAAGGGCTGCCGTCACATACCAGATAATGGAGTTTGAGCGCATCATTCAGCGTTCCAGCTTTGCCCCCACCCGCTCTGCGTCGATGCCCATACTTCCTAGCAGCCCAAGCCCCTCCCATAGCCCCCCACCCACTTGCTTCCTCCAATCAGCTGTCTCAGCTGAGACTTTGGTCATGCCTGGGCCTGCACATGCTGACGACTGCCCTGCTATGGCCGCAGAGAACTATGAAGAACCTTCTGTTCCACCAGAGCGCACAGTCAAAAATGAGGAGAACCACATTTTGAGGACTGACTCTGTTTTGGAAAATGAGATAAAACGGGAAGAGAGAACCAGTGATGCTGCCAAAGACAACTCCCCCAGTGATACCTCAGAACCCACAGGTCACCATCATCACCACGATCATTTCCCACATCACCTCAAACACAACAAGTGTAAAGGCACCTGCCCCGCCTCCTACACCCGTTTCACCACCATCCTCAGGCATGAGCGCCAACAAGCCACCACCCAGCACGAGAAAAGATGTTCTCCTCCGAAAAACTTACTTCTGATGGGTCCGGCCCCCTTCTCCTTGCGAAGATCGCTACACAGTCAACAGGCCAAAAAGACTCTTTCCGCTATGAAACCCATGGCTGGAGACCTGACGGAGAACCGTATCTTTTCGCCTAAACCGAAACCTGTCATTCCTCAACGCCTGTCCTCTTTGGAGGTGCTGGAAAGGCTCAGTAATGGAGAAGTCTCTCCGTGTGAAGGGTCCAACTCAGATGACCTCACGGATGTGGAATGTTCAGAAGCCAGTAAAGATCACGCTGAAG ATTCCGATTCCTCACACCCGTTCAGCCAGGGAGATCATGGAGAGAACTCAGACGAGGTCGTCCGGAAACGCTATGGAGATAAAGAG AAAATGTTGGAAGAGCAGAGACGGGTCAAGCGAGAGCAGGAAGAAGCAGACACAGCTTCTCGGAGACACGCTGGGCTCGTCGTGACTAATCAGCAGTTCATTACTAATGAACGCTTCGGTGACCTACTGGTTATtaatgagaaagagaaagaaaagcggaaagtcatagag AGGATTCCTGCTCTGGCACGATTTGACTTCAGAGCAGAAACTTTAAA GGAACTTCCATTTCAAAAGGGAGATATCGTATACATCTACCGGCAGGTCGACCAGAACTGGTTTGAAGGAGAGCATCATGGGAGAGTTGGAATTTTTCCACGCAGTTACGTTGAT ATCCTGCCCCCGACAGAGAAAGTTCAGCCCAAAAAGTCCGCTTCGGTCCAGGTGCTGGAATATGGAGAGGCTATGGCCCGTTTTAACTTCAATGGTGACACAGCTGTTGAAATGTCTTTCAGAAAG GGGGAGCGTATTATACTGATTCGTAGAGTGGATGAGAACTGGTATGAGGGCAAAGTTTCTGGCACTAACCGGCAGGGCATATTTCCTGTCACCTACATAGAGGTGCACAAGAGACCCCGAGTGAAGAATGGAGTGGATTATCCTGATCCTCCCATCAGCCACTCTCCTCATAGAAGCACTAATGCCTCTCCACAG CCAATAAAGAATGATGTAGAATACTATGGGAGATCTTCAAGAAGTCCTGTCATGCTGTTTGACATTCAAGACAACAACATGAACGCCAATTCATTCACG CAACCCCTGTCCCAGAGCAGCAGCCCTGAGCCTGGACGCATGAGCTGTGGAAT ATTTCAGGCTCTGTACAATTATGCGCCTCAGAATGATGATGAGCTCGAGCTACAGGAAGGCGATCTGGTCAACGTCATGGAGAAATGTGATGATGGCTGGTTTGTGG GTACATCAAAGAGGACAAAACAGTTTGGCACTTTCCCAGGAAATTATGTTAAAGTTGCTCATTTGTGA